One window of Triticum dicoccoides isolate Atlit2015 ecotype Zavitan chromosome 5A, WEW_v2.0, whole genome shotgun sequence genomic DNA carries:
- the LOC119298340 gene encoding U-box domain-containing protein 36-like translates to MQRKEQSLDQSYRQWFDSEKKRGYSNGSSSSATGVNRKGKGMLPLKAIPSPPSSAGSSSSSTHSLDYTAALRAGAFGGWELSSAAGGSKARVTWGDPLAVEMREVTNAAAHPFDPKMVSRQRWLVKEQAAVDKEKSRREQQFNSLRAEEAMHRKEQWFDSPKNGARSNEVPVKWSYNNDDEIPYPLYAEFCGDYSSSSPRREWSDVRIVRRLRGLRWQERVAARTHFRELRDSWVAARRKPSSLFMSAMDQVRDGKAKEYSGGCAIPGYLTCPLSGELMIDPVTIATGKTFERHFLKGWFEKKGHICPLTNETVSSTIIWNDRIRGYLEEWNEVMEEE, encoded by the exons ATGCAGAGGAAGGAGCAG TCTCTTGATCAATCATACAGGCAGTGGTTCGattcagagaaaaaaagaggctACTCCAATGGATCGAGCTCCTCCGCGACAGGGGTCAACCGGAAGGGAAAGGGGATGCTGCCCCTCAAGGCCATTCCTTCTCCTCCGAGCTCCGCAGGAAGCAGTAGCTCCTCCACCCACTCCCTCGACTACACCGCCGCATTGAGAGCTGGGGCCTTCGGAGGCTGGGAGTTGAGCTCCGCGGCGGGCGGCAGCAAGGCCCGGGTGACGTGGGGCGACCCCTTGGCGGTGGAGATGAGGGAGGTGACCAACGCGGCGGCGCATCCGTTCGACCCCAAGATGGTGTCCAGGCAGCGGTGGCTGGTGAAAGAGCAGGCGGCCGTCGACAAGGAGAAGAGCCGACGAGAACAGCAG TTCAACTCATTGCGCGCGGAAGAGGCAATGCATAGGAAGGAGCAG TGGTTCGATTCACCGAAAAATGGAGCTCGTTCCAATGAGGTTCCAGTAAAGTGGTCTTATAATAATGATGAT GAAATTCCGTACCCTTTATACGCTGAATTTTGTGGAGATTATTCCTCCTCGTCCCCAAGAAGAGAGTGGAGCGATGTAAGAATTGTCAGGAGACTCCGAGGGTTGCGTTGGCAAGAGAGGGTCGCTGCTCGTACTCACTTCAGAGAGCTACGTGATAGTTGGGTAGCTGCTAGACGCAAGCCTAGTTCTTTATTCATGTCAGCAATGGACCAAGTTAGGGACGGGAAGGCTAAGGAGTACAGCGGCGGTTGCGCAATTCCCGGATATCTTACATGTCCGTTGTCTGGGGAGCTCATGATAGATCCCGTGACAATTGCTACAGGGAAG ACATTCGAGCGACACTTCCTGAAGGGCTGGTTCGAGAAGAAGGGACACATTTGTCCTCTGACCAATGAGACCGTGTCAAGCACCATCATCTGGAATGACCGCATCCGAGGATA